A genomic window from Colletotrichum destructivum chromosome 7, complete sequence includes:
- a CDS encoding Putative heterokaryon incompatibility, producing the protein MSDAVSSPDSTSNQPPDTAPATHDDLGDLFQRRGAKLLADREARRDEKKQDVDMPSDRDLERLAIRLKSDTEPEDHRIVAKATVEQRTRFEQYKHHSFVKRWEPLRSDAPLDDEWFITDPEILPENDPDYLCHMCRHLNFGVLFTQRGIPGNNVPSMPTQIKIHGLWKIMQDDGNTCAFCGLLRRKIIEDGSLSQMDEDSIRDGQFYINVIDEGPEYALKLEILLQGEGRTVVRFVVQSVEEKPQQPLAGTFVHQHQADMDRLRQWFQICEGTHQSSEESPDLDLPSLRVIDTDEFRVREVETPCRYACLSYVWGKGSQTQYTTATRDSLDAPNGLQIVDLPQTIKDAIKVTKEAGLRYLWVDALCILQDDPVDKAKIISKMGPIYGGATLTIVASANADPHEGLPGMGAAPRSIAQDVANVQGLTLAIGLHDPRQPVPDIERSAWSSRAWTFQERALSARCVYFTDSQMVFKCVHSAVMLEETVPVPDPAFQHATIEDQSQSDLIASLWSHPSLSQFANKGFSSSRDEDAVIMITEDIDIEAFMKMGLKERREIAPVFDIAVDPPRDFMDSLGDTGELRTPWDLYRRAVDDYTKRKLSWESDAVNAFAGVEHIVRRGINTKFWFGLPSFAFEQALLWQAREPLQLRLQNDAPVFPSWSWAAWQGQVFYRGRGWKNSLLWDPAPVIRWLVEETPQWFIDRYKAMEDPTEEEVEDYAQKVAKARLLLRELDVYTLHHMDTSGKDGWVVSRNEEFNRHIYSHDAYPGVQFTYPVDLPGHKINDLPDMNGVLLFYAHVVPITSCDMEKASFKMKVEDGFLQLGLNDESRSSNYRRPWQRIVYHQGYRAGFLTLNSGRCVPPDDDGREYHLAAISRGSLPRVVPPPAGWDQYWDADPRGIQEFVFSEEWRRDPDEALAGMLQETTEPSTRPQNEDGDPHWDEQRFGGIAVLDVYDVLLLMTSDGLSRRLGAGKISYRAFSVARPKTMLVKLA; encoded by the coding sequence ATGTCAGACGCCGTATCTTCTCCAGACAGCACCTCGAACCAGCCACCAGACACTGCCCCTGCAACACACGATGACTTGGGCGATCTCTTCCAGCGGCGAGGTGCCAAACTCCTCGCCGACAGAGAGGCCCGCCGGGACGAGAAGAAACAAGACGTTGATATGCCCTCTGACAGAGACCTTGAGCGGCTCGCCATCCGCCTCAAGAGCGACACTGAACCTGAAGACCaccgcatcgtcgccaaggcTACTGTCGAACAACGCACCAGGTTTGAGCAGTACAAGCACCATTCCTTTGTGAAACGCTGGGAGCCCCTCAGGTCCGACGCACCGCTGGATGACGAGTGGTTTATCACCGACCCGGAAATTCTCCCTGAGAACGACCCTGACTATCTCTGCCACATGTGCCGGCACCTCAACTTCGGCGTCTTGTTTACCCAGCGCGGAATCCCGGGCAACAACGTGCCTTCGATGCCTACTCAGATCAAAATTCACGGTTTGTGGAAGATCATGCAAGATGATGGCAACACCTGCGCTTTCTGCGGACTGCTGCGGCGGAAAATCATCGAGGACGGAAGCCTTTCTCAAATGGATGAGGACAGCATCAGGGACGGCCAATTCTACATCAATGTCATAGACGAGGGGCCCGAGTATGCTCTCAAACTGGAGATTTTGCTCcagggagaggggaggacCGTTGTGAGGTTTGTGGTGCAAAGCGTGGAAGAAAAGCCGCAGCAGCCCCTGGCCGGAACATTCGTGCATCAGCATCAAGCTGACATGGACCGACTGAGGCAATGGTTTCAGATCTGCGAGGGTACTCATCAGTCCTCTGAAGAGAGCCCTGACCTCGACTTGCCTTCGTTACGGGTTATTGACACGGACGAGTTCCGCGTCCGCGAGGTGGAAACGCCGTGCCGGTACGCCTGTCTGTCTTACGTCTGGGGAAAGGGCAGCCAGACACAGTACACCACCGCCACACGAGACAGCCTAGATGCACCCAACGGCCTGCAGATAGTCGACTTACCCCAGACGATCAAGGACGCGATCAAGGTCACCAAGGAAGCTGGCTTGCGCTACCTGTGGGTGGACGCCCTATGCATCCTTCAGGACGACCCCGTAgacaaggccaagatcaTTTCGAAAATGGGTCCCATCTACGGCGGAGCTACGTTGACCATTGTCGCTTCTGCCAACGCCGACCCTCACGAGGGTCTACCCGGCATGGGCGCCGCCCCTCGCTCTATCGCGCAGGATGTGGCCAACGTCCAAGGCCTCACGCTGGCTATAGGCCTTCACGATCCACGTCAACCTGTCCCCGACATTGAACGATCAGCGTGGAGCTCACGAGCGTGGACGTTCCAGGAGCGGGCGCTCTCAGCGCGGTGTGTCTACTTTACCGACTCACAGATGGTCTTCAAGTGCGTCCACAGTGCCGTCATGCTTGAGGAGACTGTTCCTGTTCCCGACCCGGCATTCCAACATGCGACCATCGAGGACCAGTCCCAGTCAGATCTGATCGCCTCGCTGTGGTCTCATCCGTCACTGAGTCAATTCGCCAACAAGGGATTCTCGTCTTCacgggacgaggacgcggtCATTATGATCACCGAGGATATTGACATTGAAGCCTTTATGAAGATGGGTCTGAAGGAGCGAAGAGAGATAGCTCCTGTATTCGACATTGCCGTGGACCCGCCCCGCGATTTCATGGACTCCCTCGGTGATACCGGCGAACTGAGGACACCCTGGGACCTGTACCGCCGCGCAGTAGATGACTACACCAAGCGCAAGCTGAGTTGGGAGTCTGACGCTGTGAATGCCTTCGCTGGCGTGGAGCATATCGTCCGGCGGGGCATCAACACCAAGTTCTGGTTCGGACTGCCCTCGTTCGCATTTGAACAGGCATTGCTTTGGCAGGCTAGAGAGCCTCTTCAGCTTCGACTACAGAACGACGCTCCTGTCTTCCCGAGTTGGTCGTGGGCTGCGTGGCAGGGCCAGGTGTTCTATCGCGGACGAGGGTGGAAGAACTCTCTGCTCTGGGACCCTGCGCCTGTTATACGTTGGCTTGTCGAGGAGACCCCGCAGTGGTTTATTGATCGGTACAAAGCCATGGAAGACCCAACGGAGGAAGAGGTAGAAGATTACGCGCAGAAagtcgccaaggccaggtTGCTCTTGAGGGAGCTTGATGTCTATACCCTGCATCACATGGACACCTCGGGCAAAGACGGTTGGGTTGTGAGCCGCAACGAAGAGTTCAACCGCCACATCTACTCCCACGATGCATACCCGGGGGTCCAATTTACCTACCCAGTCGACCTTCCAGGCCACAAGATCAACGACCTCCCCGACATGAACGGCGTGCTTCTTTTTTATGCACACGTCGTCCCGATCACCTCCTGCGACATGGAGAAAGCCTCTTTCAAGATGAAAGTTGAGGATGGATTCCTGCAACTCGGCCTAAACGACGAGTCACGCTCGTCCAACTACCGCCGCCCGTGGCAGCGCATCGTCTACCACCAAGGATACCGCGCCGGCTTCCTCACCCTCAACAGCGGACGGTGCGTTCcacccgacgacgacggccgtgAGTAccacctcgccgccatctcgcgCGGGAGCCTGCCACGCgtcgtgccgccgccggcgggatGGGACCAGTATTGGGACGCGGACCCGCGCGGGATCCAGGAATTCGTCTTCAGCGAGGAGTGGCGTCGTGACCCCGACGAAGCCCTCGCCGGCATGCTCCAGGAAACGACGGAGCCGTCGACGCGCCCCCagaacgaggacggcgatCCGCACTGGGACGAGCAACGCTTCGGTGGGATCGCCGTGCTCGACGTCTACGACGTGTTGCTCTTGATGACGTCGGATGGGCTCTCGCGTAGATTGGGGGCGGGAAAAATCAGCTACCGCGCGTTCTCGGTGGCGCGTCCTAAGACGATGCTCGTCAAGCTTGCTTAG